From the Synergistaceae bacterium genome, the window CAACATACTAGATTTATCGCATCTAAGCATTAAAACAATGCATTTGGGAGTAATAGTCGGTGGAATTATATTTGGTGTGGGATTCGGAATGGTCGGCTCCTGCCCCGGCACCGCAGCTGCAGCTATCGGAACCAATATCTACAAACAAGCTATTGTAATTGTACTTGGCGGCTTTGCCGGAGCTTTGGTCTATTCACTCGTATACGAGAAAATAGCTGCAACCGGAATTTTCAATGTGTTAAATTACGGCAAACTCACTCTTTTTAATATCTCTGACAAATTCCCCTCAGTATTTAATATTGGGTATGTCGGTCTCTTGATACTTGGAATCGTGCTGATGGTTATAGGATATTTGATTCCTGTCAAGAATAAATAACAAAAGAGAATCTTAAATAATCAATA encodes:
- a CDS encoding YeeE/YedE family protein; amino-acid sequence: MNLLIGLITGALFGAALYLAGVACPPKMRATLRLEDNTIFKIMLFALGLATASLYVFDLFNILDLSHLSIKTMHLGVIVGGIIFGVGFGMVGSCPGTAAAAIGTNIYKQAIVIVLGGFAGALVYSLVYEKIAATGIFNVLNYGKLTLFNISDKFPSVFNIGYVGLLILGIVLMVIGYLIPVKNK